Part of the Xylanivirga thermophila genome is shown below.
TAAGAAAAAGAACTTTAAAGAGCTAAAAAGTGATCTTAATGAAGTTGATCAAGATATGGATGTGGACAAGGTAGCCGCATTTGATAGCTACTTAAAGTATAGTCCATGGATACAGAAGGATAAACTTTGGCTGGATGCATATACAGAAGAGGAATTGGAGTTTTTAGATGAGCTCCACGCAATTATCAATAGTTGTGATGCACAAAAGGGCATATCATTTCGTATTGCAAGGAAGATGGGTGAATACTTGAACAATATACCTAGGGGAGAAGATATAAAGCCTATGCTATCCAAAGAAGATGCTTTTGATATGCAGATAAAACAGCGTCTTATAACCAAGCTAAGAGGTACGGAAGGACAATTAGGCAAATTGGTAGGCATATCAAGGAAAGATGAAGATTTACCAGAGGATGGTATATTATTTGATTTTTTCACCAGTGACAGGGCTCAGGAGATTAGTCATTTTTATCAAACACGACAGGAAATAATAAGAAAGGCAAGGGAGCTTGGACGCTATGGATATGCAGACTAAGCTTATATTTGTCTCACAGTTGGGAGATGATATAAGACGATTCGAATTGAATATGGATGATATCCTAGATAAAAAATCAGAGAGTTCCATATACGAAATACGTGAAGATTGTGGACTTAAAGTATGCTTGGAGAGCAACAATGAAAAAGATTATATTGAAATAGACAGCTGTATGAATGATGAACCGTCTATTCTAAGACCAGGTATATGGAAAGTATTAGCTGGCTATAGTCAGGAATATGGAATCTTAACACCGGGTTGCTACGGTATAAAGCTAAATATAGATGGAATGGCATATGAATTTGTATATAAGGTACTGCCTATTTCCATGGAATGGGAAGGACTTTTAAACTTGAGAAGTTATCTAGAAAGTGTATTAAAAGGGCTTTCTCAAAATCTATATATGCAGCATTTGACAGGGGAGAGAAATATCCCTATAGATACAGGATTTTCGATACATGGTATGTATGCATATTTAAAGCAGAGTAAACGTGAGCTATATGTTGCAATTGATCAAATTACAAAAAATCCTATTACTGATATAGCCAGAGAATATGGTGAGCGTAGTTATAGTGTTCATCCGGATATGAAGAGTCAAAGATGGCTGTCTAAAAAGGGCATGTCATTAAACTCTAACCCATATTATTCCAATATAGTGTATGAGAAGCATTGTATATCGCATAAGGATATAACTCCTAACAAATGGATTAAAAAGATGTTGGTAGAGATTATATATATATTAGGTAATATGGATAAAAAATATACAGAGATAGTTAATAGACTAAATATAGTTTTAAAGCAGGAAAAGGCAGAAATAGAAAGGCTAGTTAAGGAAATAGAGATGGACAAAGAAAACTGGTCGCTGGATCCTAGTGTAATATATGATAAAAACGTTAAACTTAATGGTCTTAACAGTGATATAGAAAACATATCCAAAAGGGTAGTTGCACTAAAAGAGGCACAAGCTGAAATACAATGTATAAAGGTACAGTTAAGTTATTATGTCTATGAGACTTGGTTGTTCCAGGTAAATGTTGCAGATAGCCTAAAAAAAGCCCCTGTCTCATTGTTCAAAGATGCTCGTTATGCAAAGGTATATGAGATTTATAGTAATATTTCGGAGGCAGATTCAAAATCGTCTGATAGGAATATATATTTTCCAAGTAAAAAAACTCAGGATCTTTTTGAGTATTATGCTGTAGTATTGGTTGTTGAAGTATTGAGAAATATGGGTTTTCAATGGAAATCAGGATGGATTGCCGACAGACTGGATACAGATCTTTATAATGGAGAGTTACCTAAAGGAACTGTTATGACGTTTGAAAATGAGAAATATTATTGCGAATTAGCATATGACAAGGTGGTAGAGGGTAATAATCGCGTATATAACCAAAGTAAGGGAGCTTTTATGCGTTATAGTGCTAGACATTATCGCCCTGATATAAGAGTGGCATTTTTTGACCAGAGCAATCGAAAAATGTTAGGTGCCTTTATTGTAGAAGCAAAATGTAGGAAAGGAAAATATATGATAAATCAGGAAAGTTCAGACCCTTCATCTTTGCAAGTGCAGGTTTTAGACTACTGGGGATTTGGATATTGTGAGGATCCAAGGGGGAATAGGCCTCCCATAAGGGATGTAATTAAAAAGATAATAGTTATATATCCCAGGCAAGATTGTAAAGTCGAGTATTCTCGTAATGATATGAACTTATCTTTTGTTCAAGTAGAGGCGACAGACGATAATGATGTAAAAAGACATTTTGGATATATGAGGCTCAAAGAGGAAATAGATGAGGTAATTAACAAATATATTTAGTGTAATATGTTATAATAATACGAAAAAAATGAGGGGATGTTTTTCATGAAAGAGTTTGACAACAATATGAATTGGTATAAGGGCAATATTCATACACATACCAAGCTATCGGATGGAGCTGTTTCGCCTGAACAATGTATACATATATATAAGGAAAAGGGATATGATTTCATTTGTATAACCGATCATAGAAAGTTTTATCCCGATGCTAAAAAAGATGATTTTTTGGTCATTGGTGGTTCAGAGTTTCATATAAATGATTTTGATGAAAGAAGAGCCTATCATATTGTAGGACTGGGCATTGATAGAGAGATCTACACGGATGATACTTTTTCACCTCAGAGGATTATCGATGAAGTAAATAGACAGCATGGTCTGGCCATATTAGCCCATCCATCATGGTCTCTTCTTACCCATGATGATTTGATCTCTCTTAGAAATTATATAGGAATAGAGATATGGAATAGTGTATCAGATGCCTATAGTGGGAGAGGCCTTTCCATTGATTATTTGGATGTGCTGGCCTCCAAAGGAGTTTTTAAACTAGCCTTTGCAGTGGATGATACCCATTTTTATCAGAGAGATTTAGGCGGAGGATATATTATGGTAAATAGTCCGGATTTAAATAGAAAGTCTATTTTAGATGCCATAAAAAAAGGTAGATTTTATTGTTCTCAGGGGCCGGAAATAAAACAAATTAATATAGAAAACGGCATTCTAAATGTAGAGACATCTCCGGTTAAAAAAATAAGTTTCATGACTGGCCTATTCTTTTGTTCCGATAGGATATATATGGATGAAGACGGAGAAACGCTTACAAAGGCAAGCTATGAAATAAAGCCTGATGATGCCTTTGTAAGGGTTGAATGCACAGATGAGCATGGAAAGAGGGCATGGAGCCAGATTATAAGATGTTAATAAGCTGATTGATAGGGATAAATGATAGAAAAATCTATCATTTATCCCTAAAAAATAAGCACCTTTTTATGCTGCCCTAGATTTTTGTATTATTTATTTCGTTTAAGCATTTTTTTATACTTCATATTTATGATGTCTTTTACATCTTCTTGATCCCTTAGGTCAAGCTGTCTAAATTTTAGTATCATATTCTTTTCTAAATCTGTAACAGAAAAGAGCTCATCTTCATCTGAATTGTTAACAGATTTATAAGGAATGCCTTTTCCTAAGAGTAACCAATCGGCAGAAACATTAAAGTATTGAATTAATGCAATCAAAGCATCTACCCCTGGTTTTGCCCTTCCCCTTTCCCAATCTCCCACATTGCCTGATGATACCCCTATTTTTTTTGATAAGTTGGCTTGAGAAATATTATTTATTTTTCGGAGCATTTTGATTCTTTCACCTATATCCAAAAACTATCACTCCTTTTAATAAAAAATAATTTTGCACGAATAACATTGACATATGTACAAATTCGTGTATAATATAATTAACAGTTTAGCTAATTATTATTTCTTATGCTATTAAAAATAATTATACCATATTGCAACCATGTGATACAGAACCAAAATTTTTATGAGTTATATTCTTTATTCTTGTATTTTAAGGGAAGGAGGGGTATTTTGAAAGAACGGCAGTTGACTTCGTTTGGAGCAATCGTCAAAAAAAGACTTATCGAACTCAATAAAACCCAAAGATGGCTTGCTGATCAGGTAGGCATAAATGAGAAGTATTTACACTTAATCTTATATGGTGATAGGTCAGGTGAAACATATGTTGATAGTATAATGCATGCATTAGATCTAGATCCAAATAAGATTTTAAAACCGGCCTAAACGAAGGAAATAAACAAATCAACTGATTGGTGAAAATAGAGGAGGTATAAAAATGAAAGGAAAAATAAGCTTGTTGTCTATAATTTTGGTAATCATGTTGTTATTTAGTGCATGTTCTAAAAATGATTCAAACGTTAATAAACAAACTGATATTGTCGCTGATAATTCCAATCAAGAAACTGTAAAAGATGATGGAAAAGATAAAGATACTTCAGAAGATGGCAGTAAAAAAGAACAGGTGACTATAACTTATCTTTATCCCCTTTCTGGTGATTATCTAAGGGCAGTGGACAATCTAAATGATTCTTTAGTTATCCAGAAGATGGAAAAGATAACCAACGTCCATATGGAGTTTATACATCCACCAGCAGGTCAAGAGGCAGAACAATTTAATTTAATGGTAGCATCAGATGATCTACCTGATATGGTTACTCATGGGATGGGAATGCCAGATAGTTACCCAGGGGGAGGCGATAAAGCAATAAAAGATGGCAAGTATTTAGCATTAAATGATTTGGTAGAAAGCCATGCGCCAAACTTTAAAAAAATAATAGATTCAGATGATGAATTGCGCAAAGATATACTTACAGATGAAGGCAATATATGGGGTTTACCAATGATAGATAAAACAGCCCAAACAGCATTTACAGGTCCAATTGTAAGGAAAGACTGGATGGATGAATTAGCTTTAAAAGAGCCTAAAACAATAGATGACTGGTATCAAATATTAAAAACATTTAAAGATAAAAAGGGTGTTGAAGTTCCTTTTATTATTCCGTCTAGCGGGATACCAGCAGATGATGCATTTATCGGTGCATATGGTATTTCATCGTCTTTTTATCAAATAGATAATAAAATAAAATTTGGTCCTATTGAACCAGAGTATAAAGAATATTTAACAGAAATGAACAAATGGTATAATGAAGGATTAATTGATAAAGATTTTCCTGCATGGGACAATGATAAAACGGTTCAATATATGACTACGGGCAAGGCTGCTGCTATAGCAAGTGGTTTTTGGGTGTTTGAACCATGGGAAACGGCTTCTGAAGATTCAAATATGAAATTGATGGGAGTAGGTTATCCAGCTTTAAAAGAGGGTGAAAAACCTCATCTTCGTCAGAATAATCGTAGAATGCGGGGATATTTTACGGCAATTACTACTAAGTGTAAGCATCCTGAGAGGGCAATGGAATGGATGGATTATTTTTATAGCGATGATGGATTTATATTAGCAAACTATGGCATAGAAGGCAAGACATTTGAGAAAAAAGATGGTGAATATCAATATACTGATTTAATGTTAAACAATCCTGAAGGTGTTCCTCCTGAGATAGCATTTGTAAAATATGCTTACTCCCATGGGGCTTTTCTAAGGGATTGGAGAAGAGAAGATACTTTATTCCCTAAAGATGCTTTAGCTGCATGTGATGTATGGGATGAAAGCGCTGATAATGATTATATGCTTCCTCCAATAAAACTTACAGCGGAGGAAGGAGAAGAGTTTTCACAAATTATGGGCGATATTAATACCTATATAGGTGAAAAAAGATTAGATTTTATAATGGGAAATGAGTCTTTTGATAAGTTTGATGAATATGTTCAACAAGTGAAGAAGATGAATATTGATAAGGCAATAGAATTGCAGCAAAAAGCGTTAGATAGATACAATGTCAGATAAAGAATTATTTATTATAATCAGGTAAAGATTTTAAAATCTTTACCTGATTATAATAAAATGGAGGTATAAAAGACTATGACACATATAAGAAAAGACCATAACCATGGTAAAAATAATTTTGTAAAATATAAGGATATATTTATAATGTCACTGCCAATGTTGATATATTTTATATTGTTTTATTATATTCCAATGTATGGAGTCGTTATATCTTTTAAAGATTTTAACCCCGGAAAAGGGATAATAGGAAGTGAGTGGGTTGGATTAAAGCATTTTAAAGCATTTTTTAGCAGCCATTACTTTGTCAGACTTATACGAAATACACTTTTATTGAGTCTTTATAGCCTTCTTTGGGGATTCCCGGCTCCTATAATATTTGCTTTATTGCTTAATGAGATTGTAAATAAACATTTCAAAAAGACAGTACAAACGATTACATATATGCCGCATTTTATATCCCTAGTTGTTGTGTGTGGTCTAATAAAGGATTTTACTGCTTCCGATGGTGTTATAAATGACATGATAGTCTTATTTGGTGGGGAACGTAGGTCGTTGATGATTGATCCAAGTTTGTTTAGAACTATTTATATTGCATCTGGCATATGGCAGGACTTAGGCTTCGGTAGTATTATTTATTTAGCGGCTATAAGCGGAATATCACAAGAATTGTATGAGGCGGCAATTATAGATGGTGCAAGCAGGTGGAAACAGACAATCCATGTCACATTACCCTCAATTGCTCCTACCATTATAATTTTATTTATACTGCAGATAGGAAGCTTAATGAATGTTGGATTTGAAAAAGTATTGCTATTATATAATAATAGTATTTTAGAGACCGCAGATGTAATTTCTACCTTTGTTTATAGGAAAGGATTAATGGAGTTTAGTTATAGTTATAGTGCTGCTGTAGGTTTATTTAATTCGGTTATAAACTGTATTTTACTTATTATAGCAAACATTACAAGTCGTAAACTTACAGAAACAAGTCTATGGTAAAGGAGAAGTTATAATGTCTATAAAAAAATCAACTGGTGAAAAGGTATTTAATATAATCAATGTTATTATTTTAACTGTTTTCAGTTTTATATGTTTAGCGCCTGTGTTGCATGTAATTTTTGCTTCGTTTAGTGATCCTTTAAAACTTATGCGACATCAAGGGATACTTTTAAGACCTTTAGGATTTACATTAAAAGGTTATGAACTTGTTTTTAGAATGCCAGGTATTCTTACATCTTATGGCAATACATTGTTTTATGTTACTGTAGGAACATTGATAAATATAATAATGACTGCTATTAGTGCCTATGTCTTAACGTTTCAAGATTGGAAATATGTACGTTTTTTAATGCTGATGATTACTATTACTATGTTTTTTAGTGGCGGGCTTATCCCTACCTATTTACAAATAAAAAAGTTAGGTTTATTGGATACTCGCTGGGCTCTAATACTTCCAGGAGCAATATCTGTATGGAATCTAATCGTAATGAAGACATCTTTTTCATCTTTGCCTAAAAGCCTGCAAGAATCTGCTAGAATCGATGGGGCAAGTGAATGGGGTATTTTATTTAAAATAATATTACCATTATCAAAAGCAGTAATGGCGGTTATGATATTGTTTTACGCAGTAGGTCATTGGAATTCATGGTTTGGTGCGATGATATATTTGAGGGATAGAAGTAAATATCCGTTACAGCTTGTACTAAGGGAAATATTGGTTCAAGAGAGTCAAACTGCAACGGTTTCACAATTTTCTAAGGTTATAAAAGTAGGAGATTTGGATCTATATAAGCCTTTAATAAAATACACTACAATTGTAATTGCTACTGTACCAGTCTTATGTTTTTACCCATTTGTTCAGAAATATTTTGTAGAAGGTGTAATGATAGGAGCATTAAAAGGCTAAAAAATCCGAATGTTTTTGAAGTGGTTTTTCTAATAATCATAATTTAAAACTGTTAATTTATTATAGTGTAATACCGTTTTTATTTATCATTGTATAAGCTTGTTATTTTGATAAATGAAGGTATTACACTTTTATTTGGATCATCCGAAGTTAGAAAATTATAGACATATATTGATAGCATAATGAATATATTAGATTTAGAACTAGATAGCATTGTTAAGATAGCTTAAAGTAAATTATTGTCTTATATAATCTTTTAACTACTAATCTCTAATACTTCTTATAAAGTGGACATGGATTAACTATACACTTTGTGGAGGTGATATTCTATTATTTAATCTATATATTGACTGGGCCATTCTTCAAATAACATGCTAGCAAAGTATCTATTAACGAATAGAATGGAAAAGTCATAATATAAGAATATAGACGTCGTTTTTTAGGAGAGGGGCAGAAGATATGGATGTAAAAAGTAAAAATGAAGGATGTTCATTTTCTAAACGAGATGCTATTGGTTTTCTTTTTGTATTACCTATGTTATTCGGTATATTTTTATTTGTTATATATCCCATGATAGCCTCCCTGATTTTTAGTTTTCAGCAGACTAATGGAGTATCTGGCACATGGGTAGGTGTTAGTAATTATAGATCAATCTTAACAGATTCAGTTTTTTGGAAATCCTTATATAATACTGTGTACATGGGTATATTTGCGCTGTTGCTTGATATATGCATTTCATTTATTTTAGCCAGTTTGATAAACAACGTAAAGTGGGGAAAAAACTTTTTTAAAAGCGTATATTTTCTTCCTAATGTAGTATCTGTAGTAGCAACTTCGATTTTATTCTCATTTCTCTTTTATCCAAATGAAGTTGGTCTTATGAATTTCTTTCTAGGTAAATTCGGCATAAAGCCAGTAGGGTGGTTTACCAATCCTTCATATGCTAAGTGGGGAATAATACTTATGAGCCTTTGGCGTAGTATAGGCTATGATAGCATAATATTTCTTGCTGGCTTACAAAGCGTACCAAACGAATTATATGAGGCTGCCGAAGTTGATGGCGCGACCGGTCTAAAGAAATGGTGGCATATAACTATCCCGTCTATGCGCCCTATATTTGTATTTATGATTATGATAGGTACTATAAATGCAATGAAACGTTTTGGGGATGTCTGGATGATAGGAGGAACGGCTGGTAATCCAAGTGGTTCGCTTCTTACTGTAGTGTTGTATATATATAGGAATGCTTTTATGGCTGCACAGGTGGGTATAGCATCTGCTGCTGCATATGTATTATTTGTAATAATTCTTTTATTAACCATATTGAATAATAAATTTCTAAACAAAGATACCAGTCTATATTAAATTTTAATCAAGTAAAAGGATGTGAGTTTATGGAAGAGATTAATGTTTCTAAGCGATCTAAATCTATGAAACGTAGTAAACGCACAAGTAGTATAATCATATTCATAATTTTGGCACTAGGCTCTCTTACCATGATAATACCGTTTTTTTGGATGATAACTACAAGTTTTGATTGGGATGCGGTTATGAATGTTCCATTTCCGCCTAGATTTTGGCCTGCAACCCCCTCAATAAAGCCCTATCAAATGACCTTTATGAATGTGCCCATGGGAAGATATTTGCTTAATTCATTTGTAGTGGCAGTAGGTGTTATTATAGTAAGCTGCTTATCAGCATTGCTTGCTGGCTATTCTCTATCAAAGATCAAATTTAAAGGCTCCGGCGTGGTACTGGTTCTTGCATTGAGTACCATGATGATACCATTTGAAGTAACGATGATTCCTCAGTATTTATTATTTGATAAGCTGAATTTAAAGAATACCTACTGGGCGTTTTATCTTCCTGCGGTTAATTATGCATTTGGAACATTTCTTTGTAAGCAATATATGGATTCATTACCTGAAAGTTTAAGGGAAGCTGCTCTTATAGATGGTGCTGGTGAATTCACTATATTTACCAAGATTTATGTACCATTATGTGGAGCCATAATAGCCACGATGGTTATATTACAATTTTTAGGTGTATGGAATGACCTCCTCTGGCCACTGCTTATATTATCTGATACTCAAAAATACACTGTGCAGATAGGTATTGCTATGTTCACATATAACCAAGGTATAAATCAAATGCCTGCCATACGAATGGCTTCTGCCACAATCAGTCTTTTGCCTGTACTGATTTTATATCTGTTCTTACAGCGTTATATTGTAGAAAGCATAGCTTTAACAGGATTAAAACAATGATTTAAAGAGGGGGTTGGTATGTAGTTATCATTGTTATGTTTCAAAAATATATTTTATGGAGGGATATAAATGAAAAAAAGTAGAAGAATATTTACCGTTTTACTTATAGTTGTGATGTTGATTTCTCTTGTAGCTTGTTCTTCTGACAAGGATAAGGAGTCAGGTGGCCAATCTTCTGGAGATGCTAATGGGGAAATATCGGGGAAGGTAAGGGTAAGCCTAGCAGGTTGGCAACTTGAGGATGGCATTGATCCTTTCACCGGTAAAAAGACAGTCGGGCTTAATAACTATATGAAGGATACATTTAAAAAACAATACCCGAAGATAAAGACAGAGATAAGCATAGTGCCATGGGAAAATGCAAAAGCAAAACAACAAGCATTATTGATGTCTAAAGATGTTGATATAATATATACTGGCGGCGCTTTTGCTTCACAATTTAATGAGCAAGGTCTACTTAGGAGTATAGATGATCTGTTAGATAATGATCCTGATTTTAAACCGGAGGATATATACTTGGAAGGTCTATGGAACAATTCATATAGTACAAGATCGTTGGATATGAAGAATAGGATAGGACTACCCGCTATATTGGGCCAAAGAATGGTGATGTATGATAAGAAGATATTCGATGATTGGGGAGTAGAATACCTATCAGAACATCCTACACCTGAGGAGATTATCGAAAAGGCTAAAAAGATGACAGGAAAGAATCCCAAAACAGGAGAACCAAACTATGGTCTATGGTGGAGTGGCAATTCACTAAATGGTTCAACTTTTATAGCACTTACATTTTATTACAATGCGCTAGGCGCTGAAGGTGCATTAAATGATCTTAAAAAACTGCAATGGAAGTTAAATGATAAAGAGATGGTAGACGTATTTGAATGGCTAAAAGATGCATCAACTCTTCCGCCACCAAGCTTTGTAAATGGGCAGGGCATGGAGAACTTTGGAAGAGAAAACAATAATATTGCCATAGCTTTGGACAATAATGGTGGAACTATAATAGGTGATTATAAAGCTAATAAAAAGACAGATATGCTAGAGAGATATGAGGCAACAGTAAATTTAGGACCTAATGGAGAAGGCTGGGTAGCAGTTGACCCAATAATTATGGCAAAAGAACCTAAAGATGTAGAAGCTGCGTGGGAAGTGATGAAATTTTTGGCAAGCCCTGAAACTCAAAAATGGAACTATGAGAACTTTGGAACTGCACCTACCCTCAAAAATGCAGACTTTGTAGATCCTAATGATAAATATATGAAGATAGCATTTAAGATAGCAGAAAATGCCCGCACTAGTTTGCTAGATGAGGCAAATCCATTCTATATGTCAGAGATCGTTCCTGTGGTCAATGGATTTATAAGCGATTGTGCAAATGATAAAGCACCAGATATAAAATCCACACTTGATTCATTACAGGAAAAAGCTGAAAATTGGTCAGCTAATCTGAAGTAATATAGAATCTGATAAAGGAATAGGAATAAACAAAAACACGGATAACATTCTCCTGAAAAATGTTATCCGTGTTTTTATTTATTAAAAATCATAATGTAAAGATATAGCCTCTTTTATTGAAAATAGGTAAGAAAATAGCATTTAAATCTGTCTATATATTTACTACAATATATTAGTGTAAGATGAGATTTCGAAAATAGTATATGAAGTTTTACTTTATGATGCTTTTAGTGAAGATTGGAGGGATATCTATGTGATGAGATAGGAATATTTGTACACTATATAAATTTATGACTATAGTGGGAGGGGATACTATATGAAACTAAAAAAGAGCATTGTGTATGCCTTGGTTTTGGCTTTAGTATTATCTATATCTTTGGTAGGGTGTGGTGAAAAGAAAGATGTATCTAAAAAAGATGAAATGCCAAAAGAAGATTCCTCGAATACTGAAAAAAGTGGCAAAGTGAAATCTGTTAAGCTACAAGTTTGGTTAACTCCGCAGTGGAAAGGTGTGTATGATGCTTCAGAAGAGGGAGCAGGATATGAAAGCTTTTTTAACTTTGTTGCGCAAGAGTATAATAAAGAACATTCAAATGTCGAAACAGATGTCCAAGTTATAAGTGGTGATCAAAGGACGGAAAAGCTAAATGTTAATTTACAGTCTGGAACACCACCGGATATTTTCTTTGATTCTATATTTGTATTGACTGATTTTGCTCATAGGGGTGCGCTAGTTTCGCTTGATGATATAGTAGATAAGGAAGATAAAAAGGATATTCCAGAAGGAATATGGGAAAATTGCAGGATTGTTGATAATATATTTTTTTATCCATTTAATAACAATCCTTGTACACTGGCATATAATGCAGATATGTTTAAACAAGCCGGGCTTGATAAATATATAGCTGGGGAAAATGAAATTGCTACATGGAATGTGGATGAATTTAAAGAAATATTGGAAACGCTCAAAGCAAAAGTACCTGATGTTTATCCTTTATCATTGTTTGCAGCCAATAATCAAGGTGATAGCTGGAATTTAGGTTTTTTAAGAATGTATGGTTCTCCATTTTTTGATGATAACCAAAACATTGTAGTAAATGATGAAGATGGTGTTAAGGCTTTGAATTTCTTGAAGGAATTATATGACGCAGGTTTAACCAATCCAGGAGCAGAGTCCACCAGTTCAAACGATTGTTTAGGAATGTTCCAGAATAGACAAATTGCAATATGTTTTACAAATAGCATATTGTTTAACAACATCCAAAAAGATATGGAAAACAATAAGATAGAGAAGTTTGATATGAGATTGGCTAACATGCCTGGTGCCAAGGATCCTTTGACATTTACATATGTAGTGGGTGCATGTGTGTTTGATACAAAGGATAAGGATAGGATAGAAACGGCAAAAGATTTTGTAAAGACTTTTTCATCCCAAAAGCCATATATAGACGCCTCTAAAAATGCTGTTCCAGTTAGAAAATCTGTAATAGATGAGTTAAAAAAAGAAAATCCTAAATGGGAAGCATACCAGGAAAATGCAAAATATATGTTTAATTTCTCTGGTGGAGTTCCAGGATATCAAGAATTAAGAGAAGTACTTTATCCTGAATTACAAGCAGCTTTTACTGGTTCAAAGGATCCAAAGCAGGCTTTAGATGATTATGCAAAAAAAGGAAACGAAGTTCTAAAGAAGGCAAAAAAGGATTCTGTAATAATTAAGTAGTTATTTTAAGATGGGATAATCTATTGTCTGATCATCCCATCTTAAGTTATCACTTTTATAACAAAGGCGGGAGGACAAGAATACATGGAGTATGCTAAATTCAAAAAAAATTTTGTAAAACAAAAAGATGGATATTTATTTATATTGCCTCAAATGATATTGTTTTTTGTATTTATGATCTATCCCATATTTGAAGGATTTAGAATGAGTTTATATAAAGTAGACTATATCAGTGAAAAATTTATAGGCTTTGAAAATTATAAAAGTCTCTTCTCAGATCCTAATTTTATAAAATCCATTTATAATACACTAATTTTTATAGGTTTTATTGTTGCACTCACCGT
Proteins encoded:
- a CDS encoding ABC transporter substrate-binding protein produces the protein MKLKKSIVYALVLALVLSISLVGCGEKKDVSKKDEMPKEDSSNTEKSGKVKSVKLQVWLTPQWKGVYDASEEGAGYESFFNFVAQEYNKEHSNVETDVQVISGDQRTEKLNVNLQSGTPPDIFFDSIFVLTDFAHRGALVSLDDIVDKEDKKDIPEGIWENCRIVDNIFFYPFNNNPCTLAYNADMFKQAGLDKYIAGENEIATWNVDEFKEILETLKAKVPDVYPLSLFAANNQGDSWNLGFLRMYGSPFFDDNQNIVVNDEDGVKALNFLKELYDAGLTNPGAESTSSNDCLGMFQNRQIAICFTNSILFNNIQKDMENNKIEKFDMRLANMPGAKDPLTFTYVVGACVFDTKDKDRIETAKDFVKTFSSQKPYIDASKNAVPVRKSVIDELKKENPKWEAYQENAKYMFNFSGGVPGYQELREVLYPELQAAFTGSKDPKQALDDYAKKGNEVLKKAKKDSVIIK
- a CDS encoding extracellular solute-binding protein, with the translated sequence MKKSRRIFTVLLIVVMLISLVACSSDKDKESGGQSSGDANGEISGKVRVSLAGWQLEDGIDPFTGKKTVGLNNYMKDTFKKQYPKIKTEISIVPWENAKAKQQALLMSKDVDIIYTGGAFASQFNEQGLLRSIDDLLDNDPDFKPEDIYLEGLWNNSYSTRSLDMKNRIGLPAILGQRMVMYDKKIFDDWGVEYLSEHPTPEEIIEKAKKMTGKNPKTGEPNYGLWWSGNSLNGSTFIALTFYYNALGAEGALNDLKKLQWKLNDKEMVDVFEWLKDASTLPPPSFVNGQGMENFGRENNNIAIALDNNGGTIIGDYKANKKTDMLERYEATVNLGPNGEGWVAVDPIIMAKEPKDVEAAWEVMKFLASPETQKWNYENFGTAPTLKNADFVDPNDKYMKIAFKIAENARTSLLDEANPFYMSEIVPVVNGFISDCANDKAPDIKSTLDSLQEKAENWSANLK
- a CDS encoding carbohydrate ABC transporter permease, producing the protein MEEINVSKRSKSMKRSKRTSSIIIFIILALGSLTMIIPFFWMITTSFDWDAVMNVPFPPRFWPATPSIKPYQMTFMNVPMGRYLLNSFVVAVGVIIVSCLSALLAGYSLSKIKFKGSGVVLVLALSTMMIPFEVTMIPQYLLFDKLNLKNTYWAFYLPAVNYAFGTFLCKQYMDSLPESLREAALIDGAGEFTIFTKIYVPLCGAIIATMVILQFLGVWNDLLWPLLILSDTQKYTVQIGIAMFTYNQGINQMPAIRMASATISLLPVLILYLFLQRYIVESIALTGLKQ